A portion of the Adhaeribacter radiodurans genome contains these proteins:
- a CDS encoding thermonuclease family protein, whose protein sequence is MRPRSFHPTIIYLLFWCLLWSCRQHQTETVAEKSTSSATGYKVIAIKDGDTIELLKDGKPVRVRLLGVDAPEKNQDYGTIARQFTSDLCFGKMVNLVVDGNDRYGRTVGTIILPDGRTLNNELVRNGYAWHYKAYSRDKTLAQLEIEARQNHRGLWEKRNPVAPWEFRKSRRTSNNSDKTVAQNIPRPSDAARKVYICASEGATTYHLSKTCSVLKRCKAGIETVTRGTAVMNRQRTACKICAKPA, encoded by the coding sequence ATGCGCCCACGTTCCTTTCATCCAACTATAATTTATTTGCTGTTTTGGTGTTTACTTTGGTCTTGCCGGCAACACCAAACCGAAACAGTTGCTGAAAAAAGTACCAGTTCTGCTACTGGCTACAAGGTAATTGCCATAAAAGACGGCGATACTATTGAGCTTTTAAAAGATGGAAAGCCTGTACGCGTGCGGTTACTCGGGGTAGATGCTCCCGAAAAGAATCAGGATTATGGTACCATAGCCCGGCAGTTTACTTCTGATTTGTGCTTCGGTAAAATGGTAAACTTAGTAGTGGATGGCAACGACCGTTATGGCCGAACAGTGGGTACTATTATTTTACCGGATGGCCGCACCTTAAACAATGAGCTGGTGCGAAATGGGTACGCCTGGCATTATAAAGCTTATTCCCGCGACAAAACCTTGGCCCAATTAGAAATAGAAGCACGGCAGAACCACCGGGGCTTATGGGAGAAACGCAACCCTGTTGCGCCCTGGGAATTCCGTAAAAGTCGTCGGACTTCAAACAACTCCGATAAAACAGTTGCGCAAAACATCCCTCGTCCTTCAGATGCTGCCCGCAAGGTATATATCTGTGCCAGCGAAGGCGCTACTACTTACCACCTAAGCAAAACGTGCAGTGTACTAAAGCGCTGCAAAGCCGGCATTGAAACCGTTACCCGTGGTACAGCTGTTATGAACCGGCAACGTACAGCTTGTAAGATTTGTGCCAAGCCTGCTTAA
- a CDS encoding SbcC/MukB-like Walker B domain-containing protein → MKILGVRFLNLNSLKGLHEIRFDQSPLADAGLFAITGPTGAGKTTLLDAITVGLFGRVHRHDRDAFEIMTRHTGESFSEVEFEVKDKKYRSKWSIYRSRKKTDGKLQPIHMELLTLPDQKLMDLKPSEVPVKVAEISGLDYSQFLRSVILSQGDFTRFLKASESERSDLLEKITDTGIYSRISVWAYRQADKEKKTLEFLRAKLDNSELLTEEQVATFQAQVADLQSQIQGQQKIKQDREQQANWLMRLEQLQQKKTGLAAELQVLTARFEAQQSEFIKLQQHQRALQFKPALVEIRSSQNQAQQLDQNLLHIARLLPNYEQQTQEAEQRLALSRQQVLQAQQELEAAEPIFHEVTRQDSIIARDKEHFLKNRQNYIQAGEELEKLKQLLIAKQTTLQQIQLQLEQTQNWLQQNQPAQFLDREIITYQQGVKDLRDIHRKLKEALQEYTEQEAAQKSASQIIQHQKQQLEQDQNNALTISAQITLLQQTSQNLLAGKSFAELENTCNELPARIRLLEQQSQLAQQYQQITNKLEILKQSIQVNKTEQQQANQATNELITKKQHATETLQHLQQIVDLQRQIQKYEADRELLQPHQPCPLCGSEHHPFVLNQYHSNVTEAEQKCHTQQQVVAELIDQQTILALHLSSLQALLVNEQKQVIDLQTEQTQIVSKFKVNQEQIPDELVIYSEVAILDLLLRYQSLYQEKKELLTKLRQNEEEYRRLEKIQQEQKEITLRREHEIIRAQEKEEQAVRQMQYLQTDLTDLKEQQLVVSEQIQSFLLRFNITFTLDKSQEIEAKLQQLAKAFAGQTEQVQKLNLTLKQTETEQANLQENITEKGNLLQQNKIQLQKDQAHLQQLLHTRQQLFGTKMPQTERERLKTTLHQQTQLLENLHNSFLQKQEQMRLAQSRQQQWQTELTRVQAQVTTLTTELHHSVQAHNIDSVETLVQLFLTDDEAHRIELLQKQAERALAENQKLYADTEQELNQEQTRQLTNSSLIDLQTEIENLNTSIARLHQQIGSLQRQLEQDAEVKAKYHETAAQVDIQQKEFLRWDKMASLIGSADGKKFSKFAQGLTLAHLTELANRHLVKLNERYRIFKTPTQDLELQIIDTYQADAVRSMNTLSGGESFLVSLALALGLSDLAGRKAQINSLFIDEGFGTLDTDTLDIAISALENLQAGGKLIGVISHVEALKERISTQIQVNKQASGQSFIKIVGYETEAYA, encoded by the coding sequence GTTGGGCTTTTCGGGCGAGTCCACCGGCACGATCGCGATGCATTTGAAATAATGACCCGCCACACAGGTGAATCTTTTTCGGAAGTAGAATTTGAGGTAAAAGATAAAAAGTACCGGTCTAAATGGTCGATCTATCGGAGCCGCAAAAAAACCGACGGGAAACTGCAGCCTATCCACATGGAATTGCTTACCCTTCCGGACCAAAAATTAATGGATTTAAAACCTAGCGAAGTTCCGGTTAAAGTAGCCGAAATAAGTGGTTTGGATTACAGCCAGTTCTTACGGTCGGTAATACTTTCGCAAGGCGATTTTACGCGTTTTTTAAAAGCCAGCGAAAGCGAGCGCAGCGATTTACTCGAAAAAATTACGGATACGGGCATTTACTCCCGCATCTCGGTATGGGCTTACCGCCAGGCAGATAAAGAAAAGAAAACGCTGGAGTTTTTACGGGCAAAACTCGATAATTCTGAATTACTAACAGAAGAACAAGTAGCCACTTTTCAGGCGCAAGTTGCCGATTTGCAAAGCCAAATTCAGGGGCAGCAAAAAATTAAACAAGACCGGGAACAACAGGCAAACTGGTTAATGCGCCTGGAGCAATTGCAACAGAAAAAAACCGGCTTAGCCGCCGAATTGCAAGTATTAACCGCCCGTTTCGAAGCACAGCAATCAGAATTTATAAAGTTACAGCAGCACCAACGCGCCTTACAATTTAAACCAGCTTTAGTCGAAATAAGGTCGTCGCAAAATCAGGCACAACAGTTAGACCAGAATTTATTGCACATTGCGCGTTTACTGCCCAATTACGAGCAACAAACCCAGGAAGCAGAGCAACGTTTAGCCTTGTCCAGACAGCAGGTTTTACAAGCGCAGCAAGAACTCGAAGCGGCGGAGCCCATTTTTCACGAAGTTACCCGCCAGGATTCTATTATTGCCCGGGACAAAGAACACTTTTTAAAAAACCGGCAAAATTATATTCAAGCCGGGGAAGAACTGGAAAAGCTAAAACAACTTTTAATAGCTAAGCAAACCACCCTGCAGCAAATTCAGCTTCAATTAGAGCAAACTCAAAATTGGCTTCAGCAAAATCAACCAGCCCAATTCCTGGACAGGGAAATTATTACGTACCAGCAAGGAGTAAAAGACTTGCGCGATATTCACCGGAAGTTAAAAGAAGCTTTACAGGAGTATACCGAACAAGAAGCTGCGCAAAAATCGGCCAGCCAAATAATTCAGCACCAAAAACAGCAACTAGAACAAGACCAAAATAACGCATTAACTATTTCAGCGCAAATAACGCTTTTGCAACAAACCAGCCAGAATCTGCTAGCCGGTAAGTCTTTTGCTGAATTAGAAAATACTTGCAACGAGTTACCCGCCCGAATTCGTTTACTGGAACAACAAAGCCAATTGGCGCAGCAATACCAGCAAATTACCAACAAACTGGAAATCTTAAAGCAAAGTATTCAGGTAAATAAAACGGAACAGCAGCAAGCAAATCAGGCGACTAATGAGTTAATTACTAAAAAACAGCACGCCACCGAAACGTTGCAACATTTGCAGCAAATTGTAGATTTACAACGCCAGATTCAGAAGTACGAAGCCGACCGGGAATTACTACAACCGCATCAGCCTTGCCCGCTTTGCGGCTCTGAGCATCATCCCTTCGTACTAAACCAATACCACAGCAACGTTACCGAAGCCGAGCAAAAATGCCATACGCAACAACAAGTAGTAGCAGAATTAATTGATCAGCAAACAATACTGGCTTTACACTTAAGCTCTTTACAAGCTTTGCTAGTAAACGAGCAAAAACAAGTAATAGACCTGCAAACCGAGCAGACTCAGATAGTTAGTAAATTCAAAGTAAATCAGGAACAGATACCCGATGAATTGGTGATTTACTCTGAAGTTGCCATTCTGGATTTATTGCTTCGTTACCAAAGCCTTTACCAGGAGAAAAAAGAACTGCTTACCAAACTCCGGCAAAACGAAGAAGAATACCGCCGTCTGGAGAAAATACAGCAGGAACAAAAAGAAATAACATTACGGCGGGAACACGAAATTATCCGGGCCCAGGAAAAAGAAGAACAGGCCGTTCGGCAAATGCAATACCTTCAAACGGACCTTACGGATTTAAAAGAACAACAACTCGTTGTTTCCGAACAAATTCAGTCGTTTTTGCTGCGTTTTAATATCACGTTTACGCTGGATAAAAGTCAGGAGATAGAAGCGAAATTACAACAACTCGCCAAAGCGTTCGCGGGGCAAACCGAACAAGTACAAAAACTAAATTTAACTCTAAAACAAACGGAAACCGAGCAAGCTAACCTGCAAGAAAATATTACCGAAAAGGGCAATCTGCTTCAACAAAATAAAATACAGCTTCAAAAAGATCAGGCACATTTACAACAACTCCTTCATACCCGACAGCAATTATTTGGCACTAAAATGCCTCAAACCGAACGCGAACGTTTAAAAACTACTTTACACCAGCAAACTCAGTTATTAGAAAACTTACACAATTCTTTCCTGCAAAAGCAAGAGCAAATGCGGCTGGCACAAAGTCGGCAACAACAATGGCAAACCGAGTTAACGCGGGTGCAAGCACAAGTAACTACCTTAACTACCGAGCTGCACCACTCGGTACAAGCGCATAATATTGATTCGGTAGAAACACTGGTGCAATTATTTTTAACCGACGACGAAGCGCACCGGATTGAGCTGTTGCAAAAACAAGCCGAACGCGCTTTAGCTGAAAACCAAAAATTGTACGCCGATACCGAACAGGAATTGAATCAGGAACAGACCCGGCAACTTACTAATAGCTCTCTGATAGATTTACAAACGGAAATAGAAAACCTGAATACCAGCATAGCCCGTTTACACCAGCAAATAGGATCGCTGCAAAGGCAATTGGAACAAGATGCTGAGGTAAAAGCCAAGTACCACGAAACGGCAGCACAAGTAGATATTCAGCAAAAAGAATTTTTACGCTGGGATAAAATGGCATCTCTTATTGGCTCCGCCGATGGTAAAAAGTTTAGTAAATTTGCCCAGGGACTTACCTTAGCCCATTTAACCGAACTTGCTAACCGACATTTAGTAAAATTAAACGAACGGTACCGTATTTTTAAAACTCCTACTCAGGATTTAGAATTACAAATTATTGATACGTACCAGGCCGATGCCGTGCGCTCTATGAATACTTTATCGGGCGGCGAAAGTTTTCTGGTAAGTTTAGCATTAGCCTTGGGGTTATCGGATTTGGCGGGCCGTAAAGCGCAAATTAATTCATTGTTTATCGACGAAGGTTTTGGCACCCTGGATACTGACACTTTGGATATTGCCATAAGTGCCCTCGAAAACTTACAGGCCGGAGGCAAATTAATCGGGGTTATATCGCACGTAGAAGCTTTAAAAGAACGAATCAGTACCCAAATACAAGTAAACAAGCAAGCAAGTGGCCAAAGCTTTATAAAAATAGTAGGTTACGAAACCGAAGCTTACGCGTAA